One Gossypium hirsutum isolate 1008001.06 chromosome A08, Gossypium_hirsutum_v2.1, whole genome shotgun sequence genomic window, TCAAAATACCCTATATGTGGTCTAGTCTCACTAACGGTAGCATTCGAATTTTACGTTGTTGCGTTACTCGTCGTCCAACCGTCCCCTCTCAACTTTCCAGGTTCCTTGCTCTACATCTCCTGGAGAACACAGTCCCCTATAACACTATGtcctcctctttttcttctttcgcTCATTCAAATAGAAGGTAATCTTCAAATTTGAGCGCAAATTCGTATcaataatctaatttttattcattttgaataaaattttctcttattttttatgGTGGTTTTGGCAGTGGAGGCAGAGGTCAAGATATGAAACATGATCGAGAAAGATCTAGAGGCCGTGGCGGCGGCGGCAGCAAGGACAAAATTGATGCTCTTGGTCGACTCTTGTAAGCGGCGTTGGACATTGAAACATTCTATcaattctttttatatatttattttatatacgattaaattgattttattcaTTAGTGCtttgtttttggtttaatttcTTTTAGGACACGAATTCTGCGACATATGGCTACTGAACTGAATTTGAATATGCGAAGTGATGGTTATGTCAAAGTTGAAGATTTGCTGAAGCTGAATATGAAAACATTTGCTAATATCCCTTTAAGGTCACACACTGTTGATGATATCAAAGAGGTATAATTTGTAACAGCATTTCTTGTCTTTGTTCACTGTTGAATCCTGAGAATCCTCTCCTATTTTGATTGAAATTTTCTATCATTGCAGCATGTAACTTTTGTagttaaaattgatgaaaatggCTTCTTTAAATACTATTTGTTGTTTACTTAAAAGCGATCTTTGAGCTGTTACCAGTAGTAATTTAGATTCTTGGTCTCCAAAATGTTGGTGTACAATCATGAGAAGGAAAATGTTCATTTTACAGCCAAAAGAAAATTCATGGTTTTTATGTTTATTGATTGTAGGCTGTCAGAAAAGATAATAAGCAACGGTTTAGCCTTCTTGAGGAAAATGGGGAGCTTTTGATACGTGCAAACCAAGGCCACACCGTCACGGTGATGAatcttttataaaaatttatcaatttcttcatgctttaTCTGAATTTTCACCTCAGATTATTCTTAGCTGTTGTTTTCAGCATCTTTATTTATGTCTATGCACTTCTAAGGAAGATATTGTATGTCATGTTGGCAGACAGTTGACTCCGAAAGATTATTGAAACAAATCGTTTCAGCTGATGAAGTGCAATGTAAGAACATCTTGTCTCTTAGATCGATGGACTTGCTTTATGTCTTTTATTATGCATAATCCTCTGGATTTTCCCTGAGATGATAGTTTGCGTACATGGAACCTATAAGAGGAATTTGGAATCAATTTTGGAGTCGGGTTTGAAGCGCATGAAAAGATTGCATGTTCACTTCTCAAGTGGCTTGCCGACTGACGGTGAAGTGATTAGTGGTGAGATACCATGAAATTTCTCTTCACTGGTCCTCTGAACTTTGACATACGAACTCCTTCATTTTactctttatttttaatatgcCAACTCCGTCTACGTGACAAACTGCTTAGGGGTGTTATTATGTCTGTTATCTGCATTTCACCATAGGATTCATGCAAAAGATTATGAAAGGGGATTACTAAGATGCCGATATATAACGTGAATTTTAATTGATAATGGGAAATGACAAGCACTAATCGGAATAAATCGAGATTTAGTGAATCTAAATGCTGTAGAGGGCTTACGATGACTTGTATCTTTTACCCTCTTCAGGTATGAGACGAGATGTTAACGTTTTGATCTATCTTGATGTTAGAAAAGCTTTGGAAGGTAAGCACGCTTGCTTCTTTCAAGTTTCAGTCCAGTGATGATTCTATGAACCGAAGCAATAACTGCAAGTCATGTCTTTCTCACTTTTATTTAGAGTCGTGGCCAAATATATATCGATCTGTTCTTGCCAAACTACGGTTCTTAAGTTGTCTTCCCTTGTTTTCTTGATGACTGCAGAAGGCATGAAGCTTTACATTTCAGACAACAAAGTGATATTGACTGAGGGCTTTGATGGGGTGGTACCTGTCAAGTACTTTGAGAAAATAGAATCATGGCCAGATAGAAAACCTATACCTTTCTCAAATGTTTAAAATTGGATTATGAAAtgatcagtttttttttttttactctctTTTAAACCTGTGTGATGACCAATTTGTATTGGATCTGATAAAAGATGTTCATTTTGTTTGATATTACATCTTTGGCATCCATTTCTCTCCAACTTTTCATGCTGTTTAAGGTCGTGATTTGTT contains:
- the LOC107917646 gene encoding tRNA 2'-phosphotransferase 1 isoform X2 codes for the protein MWSSLTNGSIRILRCCVTRRPTVPSQLSRFLALHLLENTVPYNTMSSSFSSFAHSNRSGGRGQDMKHDRERSRGRGGGGSKDKIDALGRLLTRILRHMATELNLNMRSDGYVKVEDLLKLNMKTFANIPLRSHTVDDIKEAVRKDNKQRFSLLEENGELLIRANQGHTVTTVDSERLLKQIVSADEVQFCVHGTYKRNLESILESGLKRMKRLHVHFSSGLPTDGEVISGMRRDVNVLIYLDVRKALEACKQGKNRERTSKNC
- the LOC107917646 gene encoding tRNA 2'-phosphotransferase 1 isoform X1 is translated as MWSSLTNGSIRILRCCVTRRPTVPSQLSRFLALHLLENTVPYNTMSSSFSSFAHSNRSGGRGQDMKHDRERSRGRGGGGSKDKIDALGRLLTRILRHMATELNLNMRSDGYVKVEDLLKLNMKTFANIPLRSHTVDDIKEAVRKDNKQRFSLLEENGELLIRANQGHTVTTVDSERLLKQIVSADEVQFCVHGTYKRNLESILESGLKRMKRLHVHFSSGLPTDGEVISGMRRDVNVLIYLDVRKALEEGMKLYISDNKVILTEGFDGVVPVKYFEKIESWPDRKPIPFSNV